A DNA window from Falco peregrinus isolate bFalPer1 chromosome 8, bFalPer1.pri, whole genome shotgun sequence contains the following coding sequences:
- the LOC129785079 gene encoding uncharacterized protein LOC129785079, with translation MAPRIRLSLSKPLPTIRETHEEAMEDSTSNAKRTSTAASPDSYSSDDYIQSICHLARPTFAGLPESSRKVQDRKTLKNLEDVWWSPSRGGMQQETSKCKLTDLISNVVPLGKAMPAEGDFWPREDPLAQIYTCAGKLCSSKALLNGKSSSTAYSRCNSSSPNSELHPPTMKEKATEKPNFPRVFSFPSLPSPRSVQKEAVCSELRYLRREEGTVLGNNHRQKENGPVFDNGGELSAFSARGKLVGNPALRCSVRRQSSLFNTAGTDEKEGRETSHCDKNVMGDVPAKQRYSECFQVPKKAMLHSWISEHRCIWKEAKVKACLLPAIAEV, from the coding sequence ATGGCACCCCGGATAAGATTGAGCCTTTCAAAGCCTCTCCCAACTATACGCGAAACCCACGAGGAAGCGATGGAAGATTCAACCAGCAACGCGAAGCGCACAAGCACTGCGGCCAGCCCAGACTCGTACTCCAGCGATGACTACATTCAATCCATCTGCCACCTTGCCAGGCCCACCTTCGCAGGCCTTCCTGAGAGCAGCCGTAAGGTTCAGGACAGAAAGACCCTGAAGAACCTTGAAGATGTGTGGTGGTCTCCATCCCGTGGGGGGATGCAGCAGGAGACATCAAAATGTAAATTGACCGATTTAATTTCAAACGTGGTGCCGCTGGGAAAAGCCATGCCTGCAGAAGGTGACTTCTGGCCCAGAGAGGACCCCCTGGCACAGATCTACACCTGTGCGGGGAAGCTCTGCTCCTCCAAGGCTTTATTGAATGGTAAAAGCTCCAGCACTGCTTACTCACGGTGCAACtcttcttccccaaacagtgAGCTTCATCCCCCAAccatgaaagaaaaagccacagaGAAACCCAATTTTCCACGGGTGTTCAGTTTTCCGAGTCTTCCCTCCCCAAGATCAGTGCAGAAAGAAGCAGTCTGCTCAGAGCTGAGGTACCTCAGAAGAGAAGAGGGAACAGTTTTAGGGAATAaccacagacagaaagaaaacgGCCCCGTGTTCGATAATGGTGGTGAGCTATCGGCATTTTCagccagagggaagctggtaGGAAACCCAGCCTTGCGCTGCTCTGTGAGAAGGCAGTCTTCTTTGTTCAACACAGCAGGCACCGATGaaaaagaagggagagaaaCTTCTCACTGTGACAAAAATGTAATGGGTGATGTCCCCGCTAAGCAGAGATACTCGGAGTGTTTCCAGGTACCTAAAAAAGCCATGCTCCATAGCTGGATTTCAGAGCACAGATGCATTTGGAAAGAAGCAAAGGTAAAAGCTTGCTTGCTCCCAGCCATTGCTGAAGTGTAA